A genome region from Natranaeroarchaeum sulfidigenes includes the following:
- the endA gene encoding tRNA-intron lyase, with amino-acid sequence MEGTLRDGVVHLSGNARQQFYDARGYGYPTGGNDIAVAPVEAAHLLFRGDLDAVVDGDRRLGFREFLTEPGRDGFGLRFLVYADLRARGFYLSPARDRWTPSSAELDGVDFVVYPRGKGPEDGRVEYRIRVVGERQRVAASSLGECTLAIVDEESEITYFETGRPEIEGSTTVDLPETIPAVLFADRAICWEPPGNLYESGFYGQPLAERNAEGIHGLQLSLVEAAQLAAAGAIDVEGGYEAVVEHGRAVEGERFDRRLYTYSTLRERGVVPKTGFKFGADFRTYADVESVEELSHSERLVRVLPPDHEFAPRDLSLDIRLAHGVRKEMVFSLTDGESVDWLGVERITP; translated from the coding sequence ATGGAAGGCACACTCCGCGACGGCGTCGTCCACCTCTCGGGCAACGCACGCCAGCAGTTCTACGACGCGCGCGGCTACGGCTATCCGACCGGCGGGAACGACATCGCCGTCGCGCCGGTTGAGGCCGCCCACCTCCTCTTTCGCGGGGATCTGGATGCGGTCGTCGACGGCGACCGTCGCCTCGGGTTCCGCGAGTTTCTCACCGAGCCGGGCAGGGACGGCTTTGGCCTCCGGTTTCTCGTCTACGCCGACCTGCGCGCACGGGGATTCTATCTCTCGCCTGCCCGCGATCGCTGGACGCCGAGTTCGGCCGAGCTTGACGGCGTGGATTTCGTCGTATACCCCCGTGGGAAGGGTCCCGAAGACGGGCGCGTGGAGTACCGAATCCGGGTCGTCGGCGAGCGCCAGCGCGTCGCGGCGTCCTCGCTGGGGGAGTGCACCCTCGCGATCGTCGACGAGGAAAGCGAGATCACCTACTTCGAGACGGGTCGGCCGGAGATCGAGGGATCGACCACGGTCGACCTGCCCGAAACCATTCCTGCCGTCCTCTTTGCGGACCGGGCGATCTGCTGGGAACCTCCCGGGAATCTCTACGAGAGCGGCTTCTACGGCCAACCGCTTGCCGAGCGTAACGCCGAGGGTATCCACGGACTCCAGCTCTCGCTCGTCGAGGCCGCCCAGCTCGCCGCCGCGGGCGCGATCGACGTCGAGGGGGGCTACGAGGCCGTCGTCGAACACGGCCGCGCCGTCGAGGGCGAGCGGTTCGACCGGCGACTCTACACCTACTCCACTCTCCGCGAGCGGGGTGTCGTCCCCAAAACCGGCTTCAAGTTCGGCGCGGACTTCCGGACCTACGCGGATGTCGAATCGGTCGAGGAACTGAGCCACTCCGAGCGGCTCGTCCGGGTGCTCCCGCCCGACCACGAGTTCGCTCCCCGCGATCTGTCGCTCGACATTCGGCTGGCACACGGCGTCCGCAAGGAGATGGTGTTCTCGCTGACCGACGGCGAGAGCGTCGACTGGCTCGGCGTCGAACGGATCACTCCCTGA
- a CDS encoding topoisomerase DNA-binding C4 zinc finger domain-containing protein, giving the protein MSETADPVLPETDHSIRVFAGECTSIYDSDGREEHRGHVTVVVKPDNTVLVHDADGYQPVAWLTRADSVTCARDRGFSVTARSGEETLRVVGHSEDGYASYPATEAGVPVGSCPDCGRSLVRASGAVSCLGCGNRYGLPAGASIRSEHCECGLPRLRAERGLPFDICMDRECESLDAAVREEFDRAWDCPECGDDLRILRRGGLIAGCDSYPDCETGFSIPAGTVVGTCGCGLPLFETPTGRRCLDATCEASELPGT; this is encoded by the coding sequence ATGTCCGAGACGGCCGACCCAGTCCTACCCGAGACCGACCACTCGATCCGCGTCTTCGCGGGCGAGTGTACTTCCATCTACGACAGCGACGGGCGCGAGGAGCATCGCGGCCACGTTACCGTGGTCGTCAAGCCCGACAACACCGTACTGGTCCACGACGCCGATGGCTACCAGCCCGTGGCGTGGCTCACCCGCGCCGACTCGGTGACCTGTGCCCGCGACCGTGGGTTCTCGGTGACCGCACGGTCGGGCGAGGAGACGCTCCGGGTCGTCGGCCACAGTGAGGACGGCTACGCCAGCTATCCGGCGACCGAAGCGGGCGTGCCGGTCGGTTCCTGTCCCGACTGCGGACGCTCGCTCGTCCGCGCAAGCGGCGCAGTGTCCTGTCTTGGCTGTGGCAACCGGTACGGTCTTCCGGCTGGTGCGTCGATCCGATCGGAACACTGTGAGTGTGGTCTTCCCCGGCTTCGGGCCGAACGCGGTCTCCCATTCGATATCTGTATGGATCGGGAGTGTGAGTCGCTCGACGCCGCGGTTCGCGAGGAGTTCGACCGCGCGTGGGACTGTCCCGAGTGTGGCGACGACCTCCGGATCCTCCGCCGGGGGGGGCTGATCGCCGGGTGTGACTCCTATCCCGACTGCGAGACGGGCTTTTCGATCCCCGCGGGGACGGTCGTGGGCACCTGTGGTTGTGGTCTCCCACTGTTCGAGACGCCGACCGGTCGGCGCTGTCTCGATGCGACGTGTGAGGCCAGCGAACTTCCCGGGACATGA